From Daucus carota subsp. sativus chromosome 6, DH1 v3.0, whole genome shotgun sequence:
TATTTGCCAAAGCTTGTGAAATGTTTATTACTGATATGACCTCAAGGGCTTGGATTAACACAGAGGAGTCTGGAAGACGAACAGTCCAGAACAAGGACATTGCGGCAGCAATTTCCAAAACAGATATCTTTGATTTTCTAGAAGAGGTGGCTCCAAAAGATGAGTCGAGCCAACAAATTCTCAAGGCCACTCCAGCTGAACCTCAAAATCCTGGCTACAATGTTCCTCTTCCTGATCAGCAGCATGGAGTAGGAGCCTCGAGTGTGACAAGTGCTGGTGTCGAACAACCTCCACAGTTTGAGCTTTTTTATGATCAGGCAGGGCTCCAGAACCAACAATCCTTTGTGCCTGGGCCTCAAGCTCTGAACCAGCAGCAGCCTTTTATGCCTTGGCCACAGACTCAACAGCAGCTGGACCAGCAGAGCCTAGAACAGCAGCCTGAGCAGACCCCCGGAGCAACAGGTGCCTCAGGACTGAGCAGCAGCCGAGCGAGGAGTGCTACTAGCAGCAAGAGAAAGCGGATAATGTAATGAATATGGAATAACAAATGTACTTGCTTGAGAAAGTAGAGTGCTTGATGGAGATTGTGTAAAACCTGTGCATCGTactctgttttatttttattattaaaataggtCAAAGTTAaggattatattttaatttatatacttttattaGTGTTGTtaatataagttattaaattcttgaaaataaattaaaaaagtgacAAGTCTAAGAAATGTTTATAACTTTAGAATATGCAAgtttttgtaaattataatattagacATGTTAGATTGAAATAAGTCTTGATcggtcaaaaaatataaaaataaatttttaaataaattttaattatgatacTACGTACATAATAAGTCCGGCCTAATTCGATACAAAGATATGATATAAATGATTTGAATCCCATATTCATGAATTTATAAAATTCCAGTCTTCTATCACATTAGATtcagtttttgttaaaaatttaatattataaaaagtacGATTAATAACAACTATTATAAATTACTCGTACACATTACGTGTTATAAGCTAGTTTTTCTTTATTTCCGTCCAACTATATAACTACAATtcctaatattttaatattaatttattttaagctTGACATCaaagaatataaataatgaTCAAATTTATTCACAATATATTAAAAcattttagtattttaatttatataataatatcttcAAATCTATTCAGTTTTAATCCAAACTCATATTTAAACCGTTGACTCTCACTTATTTACTTGtcgttatatattttattagacttgtataataaatattttagtgataCGAAATCTAATTCCGGATGAGCTCATTATCTATTTGGTTTGTCGTATGcaatatatttttcatctgTTAAATAAATAACTTTGGACTTGTCGTGCGGATTATCCAATATATATTTATCTCTGAAGTAATTGATACGACAAAAATTACTCACATTAATTATATGAAGTGAAAAATGCAATCCAAATTAAATGCTAGAGATTTGACATAATAAACAAGGCACCCTAAGAATTAAATACAGAATTACTCAAtgaaatttctttaaaaaactCGTGAATTGCTCCTCACTTGTACAACATGAATCAAATTAAGCTTAACTAGTTTTGAGTAAGCATAAGCAGAAAAGGAATTAgaagaagagaaaaaggaaaaataataaaagaagggGGCGTGTGTATGTGAacgtgaatatatataaaaaaagaggGTCCAAGAGGAGGGGAAGTAGCTTCATTGTATTGTTGTATTTCCTCTGAGGCCCAACCAAACCCAAGAACACCAAGACGAGCGATTTATAGatcagaaagagagagaaacATCAAAACATAACACAATATCAAATTTCgtagatatacatataaatatctgTGTCTATATATTCAACCAGATTGCGTCTTGACCTATTTTACTCGCTTCATCGATCTGTCCTGTCATTCCACTAGTTGTGATTGATCTTCCGAGCTTTCTTGTTTCTGTGGATATTGTAAGTTGATATTGTTGTTTGTGATATTGTGTGTTAATTTGGTGAATTGCTGTTGTTTCTGTGCAATTGAGAGGATTTGATTTGTGTGTTTTggtggaattagggttttgattgCGCATTATGAGCATCCATAGCCCGGGGGAAAAGAATTGAGGAAAATTGTAGGGATTGGGGTTTTGATGTCCATGGGCGATGGCGGTGTTGCATGTGTTCCGCAGCAGCATGTTATGGACCAGTTTTCGGTTTCTGAGACTTCATTGTGCGCTGCCAAACGGAAGCCCAAGCTGGTTAAACGAAAGGTGAAGCGCAAGATTAAGATGAAGAGAGAGGGTAGTGGTAGTAGTAATGTTAAGAGAGGGGAGTTGAGGAAGAGTGAAATTGCGAGTTTTGGGAATGAGGTGGAGGATGAAGTGGAGGAGGGGGAGGTTGAGAATGGGGAGTTTATTCCAGATAAGCCAAGGAAAGTTGAGATTAGAAGTAGGATAGAGAAGGTAGATAGTGTAGCTGATAGTAGGAAGAAAAGGGATGTTGAGTTTTCATCGTCGGGGAGGTGGCAGAAAGGGGAAGTGGATAATGGGAAGTTTGGTTCGGGGAAGTATAAGAACGGGGAGGTTGATATGAATGAAATTGGGTCCTGGAAAGCGGGAAAAGATGAGCTGGAAAATGGTGAGTTTGTTCCGGAAAGATGGCATGGTGGTGAGATGATGAAGGATGATGGTAGTTATTCAAGAACGCACCGGTATGATTCTTCGAGGGACAAGGTATGGAGGTGTGATTCTGAGCGGACGCCACCTTTAGGTAAGTATACATCTGACAAAGAATTTAGCAGAAGAAGTGGCCAGTTTAGTAAAAGTTCCTCTAGGTGGGAAGGTAAGCAGGAGAGGAAGCCGAGAATCAGTTCGAAAATAGTGGATGATGAAGGCTCATTGAAGAATGAATATCATGTCAGCAAGAGTCATGGTAGAGAGTACTCATCATCTGCAGGAAATAGATTAAAGAGGCATGGTACTGATTCAGATAGCAGTGATCGCAGACACTACAGTGAATATGATGATTATGCAGTGTCTATGCCTAAAAGTCGGAGACTTTCTGATGATGGTAATCGTCCAGCATATGCAGAGCACTATCAACGGCCATCTATGGAGAGACCATATCGAAATTCCATGTCATCCAGAAATATGTTGTCTGACAGATATTCATCAAGACAATATGATTCTTCTTCCAAATTTATTTACGACAGGCATAATACTAGTCCACATCAGTATGAGCGGTCCCCACGTGAACAGGTCCGCTACCATGATCATCGTGATCGGAGTCCAGCTCCAACCGTAGCTCACCGTGGTCGTTCTCCTTATGATCGGAGTCCAGCTCCAAGCACAGGTCACCGTGGTCGTTCTCCTTATGATCGGAGTCCAGCTCCAGCCACAGCTCACCGGGGTCGTTCTCCTTATGATCGGAGTCCAGCTCCAGCCACAGCTCACCGTGGAAGATCTCCTTATGATCGGAGTCCAGCTCCATCCACTGCTCACCGTGGAAGATCTCCTTATGATCGGAGTCCAGCTCCAGCCACAGCTCACCGTGGAAGATCTCCTTATGATCGGAGTCCAGCTCCAGCTACAGCTCATCGTGGAAGATCTCCTTATGACCGGAGCCCAGCTTCAGCTCACCGTGGTAGATCTCCTTATGATCGGAGTCCACCTCCGACTACAGCTCACCGTGGAAGATCTCCTTATGATCGGAGTCCACCTCCGACTACAGCTCACCGTGGAAGATCTCCTTATGATCGGAGCCGTTACCAAGAGCATAGAAATGGTAGTCCTAGTTATTCTGACCGGTCACCACAAGATCAAAATAGGTACCATGATAGAAGAGAGAGGACTCCAAACTTCCAGGAGCATTCCTCGCTTTATTGGGGTAAAAGTGATAAGCATAGGGAAATGAATAGGAAAATTGGATCACAAGAAAAACGACAGAGTCAGCATGGTAAGAAACTACCGGAAGAGAAGCTTAACGTTAAGAAACCTGATGGAAGAGATTCAGAATTATTAGTAAAGGAGCCTGAATACAGGAGGAATTTGGATATTGGAGATAAGTCACATGATAAAATGGCTAATCTTCAATCTCGCAAGGAGGAGGTGTCCTGTAGTCCGTGTGTAAATAACAATGAGTCTGTTCAGATTAACCCAACTACTGATGAACTGCTTTCTATGGAAGAGGACATGGATATATGTGACACACCGCCACATGTTGCCACTGTGGCGGATTCAGATACGGGGAAATGGTTCTACTTGGATCATTATGGTGTGGATCAGGGACCTTCTAGATTGCGTGACTTGAAGATGCTTGTGGAGAAAGGCATTCTTGTTTCAGACCACTTGATTAAGCACTTAGACAGCGACAGGTGGGTGACTGTCGAAAATGCAGTTTCACCGTTAGTCACTTCTGATTTTCCATCCATTATTTCAGACACTGTTACTCAGTTGGTGACCCCCCCTGAGGCCCCTGGTAATGCATTGTCTGAATCAGGAGATGTCATGCAGGATGGTAATCAGTTAAATGATGAAATGGTGGCAGCCTCTACAGTAGTTGGTAATATAGCTGCAGCAGAGGCTTCACTTGATTTTCATCTTGATGAACGAGTTGGGGCACTACTAGAGGGTTGTACGATCGTTCCAGGAAGAGAACTGGAGACAGTAGGCGgtaactctctctctctgtctttTTGTGAATTGAATTCCTATAATCAACTTAGCATGGTAATTTTTCTCGTTTGCCACATGCAATATATTTTCTGCTTACATCACTGTGATTCTGTCATCTTTCAGAAGTGCTGCAAATGACTTTTGAGCACACAGATTGGGGGAACTGGGGAATCTTTGAAGGTAAACAATTTCTTTACATCTACTTGTAAATATGTTTGTCTGTGTGTGGTGATATCCTTGTATATCTTTgagtaaattatattttgtttctGGAGTatcaacaattttaaaatagtGTGGTTTTATATAATACaagcaaatattattttttatcaagGCGTATATATTATTAGGTTATGTCATCATGTCGTGTTGCCAAAATATGTCTTTAGTCGACTTCCTGATGGACCGGCCCAAGTGATGCTGAATTCTGAATACGGAATTGGTAAAAGATTGTATGCCTATTTAGCCACATATATAATGGCATGATGTTTCCACCTCAATTTTGTTTTGtatcaaaaccctaactcaggCTTATATCTGCGTACTATTATTGTTTGAAAACCGAACACACCTATAACATCTTTTGGCAACGACTGCCCATTTGGTTGCCTTCGAAACCCTAATCCTTTCCTGCAAGAATCTTTTTCCTCCATCAAATGCTTCTTCTTTTGTTGTCGCTCTGTCTTCCGATTTCTTCTGTCTCGTCCTGCTTCCGTCCAATTTAGGGTCAGTAATTTCTCTCCTTTTATGATAAGAGTATGAATTTCTAAAGATatttattatacataaattaatacGTTTGTTATGTGTATCTATATTATTCTAGTTTATagtattcataaatatttattcttttatatatgtttatggtGAATTATAAATGTGTGGGCTACAGTAATTTCGTGCTGTAAATCTATTAAATGTGTATATAAGATGTAATGCTTAATTAAGTTGTGAGCGACTTGTCTACAAGCCTTGACAGTATGTTGCCTCGGCGCTGTTTTAACTGTGGTTCTGGTTTCGATAAAGTATTCAATTCAATTATATCTTGGTTTGCCACTACAAATCATTGTGTACCGTCCATAGATTGCATTTTACTCCAGTAGTCGCTTACATGACACATTTTGAtgtggaatatatatatatatatatatgtgtgtgtgtgtgtgtgtgtgtgtgtgtgtgtgtgtgtgtgtgtgtgtgtgtgtgtgtgtgtttgggtGTGTATGTATCATGTATGTCCACTTACAAGTTTCTGTGCCTTACAAGCATACTGGTGTTTTTAATTAGTCCATCACCAGGAAAAAGTTTTTGCTCCTTTTTCTGCTTGATCTTTTCAATTAATATCTTATAAAATCCAAGGTCGACAATCTTCATTtgaaattgtataataataGATTTGCCAGTAGTATTACTTGAACATAACTTTATTATTGATTTAATTGACTGAATTGCAATGAAGATACTAAATTTTgtgatttgaaaatgaattaacttaattttaaaactgtACATATATGGTTCATCTACTTTGCAATGGTGGGAGTATAAAATTGTTGTCACAAATGTGTCAATCTTAACAGTATTCTCATGCATGCTTGAAAGAAAAATGCATAATCTTCATGTATATAAGTTTTCAAAGTTCTGATTTTGTATCTTTCTCTTTTACAATGCACTGGCTTGTGCAGAATTTTTTGTTCATTACTTATAACTTTGGAAATCTTCAATGACAAGAACAGGCCTGACTTGTAATCATCATGCAGAGGAACATTTTGATCAAAGGGGAGGAGAGTCCTCATTGAGTCATCTAGAAGGCTCTCTGAAAGGAACAGAAGCAAGTATAAGTGCTCCTTCTATTGACACTGATAGTATGTATTTGTATGGCGACTGGTTCTCCGGCAGGTGGTCGTGCAAGGGTGGGGATTGGAAGAGGAGTGACGAGGCTTCCCAAGATAGATCGTATAGAAGGAAAAATGTCCTAAATGATGGCTATCCCCTGTGTTTGATGCCAATATCTGGGCACGAGGACCCTCGGCAGCGTCAGAAGGATGAATTATATAATTCTTCTAGCAGAAGATATGATCTCCCACTTTGGGCATTTTCCTCACCTGATGAACTTAATGAATCAATTAGTATTATCAAGTTAAGTCAAAGTAAATCTATTTCTGCTAGGGGAGTGAGAGGAACGATGCATCCAGTTGTACGAATAAATGCCTGTGTGGTTAAGGACCATGGTTCCTTTGTATCCGAACCTCGCACAAAAGCTAAAGTGAAGGATAGACAATCCTCGAGGTCTAGCAGGCATTATTCTTCAACGACTGATGCAAAGAGACTATCTGTAGAAGGTAGTTCAAGCATGAAAAGCATGCATGACCAAGACTCTCAGGGAAGTTTGAAGAGCATAACATCCATAAATATACCAAAAGACCGACTTTGCACAGCAGATGACCTTCAGTTACATATAGGTGACTGGTATTACCTCGATGGTACTGGACATGAACAAGGGCCATTATTATCTTCAGAGATTCAGGTATTGGCAGAACAAGGTATCATCCAGAAGCTTACGAGTGTTTTCAGAAAAGTTGATAACATATGGGTTCCGGTAATCTCAGTTGCACAGGCTTCTATAGCTGCTGGAAAGACTCAAAGAGACAGTAGTTGTATTTCTAGAGAAAATTCTAGAGCACGTCATCCAGAAACCAAGAGTGATCTACATAATGAGAATTTTCCTATCAATTCATTTGATAGTTTGCATCCACATTACATTGGTTATACTCGAGGCAAGCTCCATGAGCTGGTAATGAAATCATACAAGAGTCGGGAATTTGCTGCTGCTATAAATGAGGTTCTTGACCCATGGATCAACGTGCAACAACCAAGAAAAGAGATGGAAAAACACGCAAGTAATTTATCTGTCACTCGTTTCCAAAGATCAGGTACCGTAAAGTCTTCTgcagtttttatatatttccaGACTACCTATGTAGCAAAATATGTTCTTGAATTAATGCATGATCTAGTCTTAAATATTCATTATTTATACTAGCACAATTTAAGGTGGAATTGCCTCTTGCCATGAATTTTGAATCTTAAACGCATATATGACCAATGTAAAGAAGAAACTGCTGCTTGTCACGTATATTGCTCCACAGTGTTGGTACTGAAACACTCCTTAATATCAACTAGTTTCTTCAGATCACTTACTAAAGTACGGCCTTTACTTTATTGCTCTTCTAATAAAGAATCCAAAGCCCTCCCTCCAGTGCTACCTATTAACTTTGTATGTCTTATCTATTGTTATTGCTTTCCCAACGCACTACACTTCATTTTGCATGTCATTTTTGATATAGTGTTTATGTACATTATCTTCTCTAGTCAATTTGTTTGAGTTATTCTGTTATTTTGGTGGTTCTCTCTCCGTTTTAACTTTTACGTATGTACTGCATGGAAGTTTCTTCTTTCTCCTGGTCATTTTATTGTAACTTAACAAATGTAATGCATCATTGACCGATACAGAGCAATTTCGTCCTGGCAAAAGACCGAGACTTCTGCTTGATGAAAGTGAAGAAAATTATGAAACAGAAGAAGACATACTGGCAGTCCAGAATGATGAGTTCTTGTTTGAAGATCTATGCAAGGATGTTACTTTTCCGAAAGAAGACAAAGCAGGtaccaaaaatgaagttggTTGCTGGGGTTTGCTTGAGGGCCTTGTTCTTGCACGAGTATTCCACTTTCTCAGAGACGACTTAAAATCTCTTGTTCATGCCGAGTCAACTTGTAAGCATTGGAGATGTGTATCCAAGTTGTACAAGAATCTCTGCGTACAGGCTGACTTGTCCTGTGTTGCTCCCTCTTGTACTGATTCTGTGATCTGTAGCATCTTGGTAAGTTTTACTTTCCTCATTCTCTGTTTTGGAGTATTGCAGGGCTGCTGCTACACATTGTTGCTCTCTCTAAAATTGATGGTCTATTTGCTTGCAGAATGGTTATAATAAAGAAAAACTCACTTCTTTGGTTCTACGTGGTTGCACAAATATTACTCCGGGTACACTTGAAGAAGTTCTACAGTTGCTCCCTTCTATATCATCTGTAGATATTAGAGGCTGCAGCCAGTTCGATGACTTGACATCCAGGTTTCCAAGTATCGCCTGGGTTGGTGGTCGTCTTTTACATCCAAGAGCGAGGAGTCTTAAACACTTCAATGACAGAACTTCATCAATTTTTAAGACTTCTTATGGTAGTCTAAATGAGGATTCCAGTGGCCTGAGAGATTATTTGGAAAGCTCAAGTGCAAGGGACAGTGCAAATCAGTTATTCCGCAGAAGCTTATACAAACGTTCAAAACTGTTTGATGCAAAGAGATCATCATCCATCTTGTCCAGGGGTGCTCATTTAAGGCATCTGGCCTTCAAAGAATCAGGAAATGGGTATAAGAAGATGGAAGAATATCTAACATCAAGTTTAAAGGGAATCATGAAGGAGAATACCTCTGACTTCTTTGAGGCTAAGGTACAGGATACCTGCTTTCTTCAGCTGGGGGGTCAAATTAATGTCCTGATATTTTGCGACTCacattcttttttctttcttcttttcttcaccAGGTTGCACAGATTACACGCCGGATGGAAAATGGCTATTATGTCAGTCATGGTTTGCGCTCTGTTAGGGAAGATATAAGCCGGATGTGCAGAGATGCAATGAAGTAAGTTGTGCTTccgtttttttattaaatttttaccaCTTGCTCTATCTTAGCCTCTTAGGTTTGTACATATGATGCGGGGAAAGCTCACAGGACATGGATTGATTAGCACAAAAGGCTTGGAATCTCATATCTGGATcttgaatattataatatgttctGTGCTTAACAAATATTGTAGTGAAGATCAAACTAGTCGAGGATATTCATCGTTGAatttgaatcatgttcaagcaGTAGTTTAGGTTactaatgtgtgtgtgtgtgtgtactggTTTAACTCATTACTTCTACTCATCAAGAAAAATCATCACGATTGAGTTTTTTGTGAGTGTATTTTCCCTCCTGAAACTTATCCCATGTCTAAAGTATGCCACTACATTAGAAGAAATACAAAAGTGCTTATATGTAAATAGTTTATATCTAATGACTGACCATGCTGTTTTATGATCATGTCAAACCAGAAGAAAAAATCGAGGTGAGGCCAGAAACATGAAACATATCATCACCTTATTTATTCATCTTGCCTCAAGTTTGGATGGTGGCTCAAAAGCTTTCCATGAGAGAGAGGAGTTGACAAAGATTTTGACAGATGAGTCACCTCCGGGGTTCTGTTCTGCTCCCTCAAAGTACAAGAAGATTGCTAGACTAAGTGAAAGGAAATACACGATGAGGAGTAATGGATCATCCTTTACCAATGGTATTTCTGATAATGGAGATTATGCTTCTGATGGAGAAATTAAAAGACATTTATCGAAGTTGAATAAAAGGTCTATAGATTCAGGAAGTGAAACATCTGGCGGGTCTTCGGAAGAAACTGAGACAGATGGGTCGACTTCTTCAGACAGTGAATTGGGTTTTGAGTCTGAAGGCAGAAAAAGGGAGTCAAGCAGGGATGACTATTCCAATGCAGACGATGGATTTGAGACTTTTACAGATGATCGTGAATGGGGTGCTCGTATGACAAAAGCAAGTCTTGTTCCCCCCGTCACCAGGAAATATGAAGTTATCGATCACTATGTGATTGTAGCAGATCAGGATGAAGTGGAAAGAAAGATGCAGGTCTCCTTACCGGATGAATATAAAGAGAAGCTTGATGCCCAAAAAAATGGAACTGAGGAGTCTGATATGGAAATACCTGAAGTTAAAGACTACAAACCTCGGAAACAGCTTGGAGACGAGGTGTTGGAACAAGAAGTGTATGGCATTGATCCATACACACATAATTTACTACTTGATTCAATGCCAGATGAATCCGATTGGCCTCTTTCCGAGAAACATGTCTTTATCGAAGATGTGCTACTCCGTACATTGAATAGGCAAGCCAGAAGTTTTACAGGCACTGAAAACACTCCTATGAAATACACATTGGAGCCTGTTATTGAAGAAATCCTGAAAACTTCGAAAGAAGAACATGATATACGCACCGTAAGAGTATGCCAGTATATGCTAAATTCCATTCGAAaacgtccggaggacaattatGTTGCTTACAGAAAGGTAACGTGCAGTGACATCTTTATTTACATCACAGGCCAACCATTGCTTCTGTTACAATTTTATTTATCTATTGATAATTCTGCTATGATTTGATCTAGGGGCTTGGTGTTGTATGCAACAAACAAGGTGGCTTTGTTGAGGATGACTTTGTCGTGGAGTTTTTAGGAGAGGTAATGTAATCTTGATATTTTGAATAACTAGTTCTAATAAagccttttattattatttttggtcAGATTTTGGTTTGTATCTTAGCTGATATCGATTATGTATGATCGCTGTTGATGACAGGTTTACCCTGCCTGGAAATGGTTTGAGAAGCAAGATGGTATTCGCTCTTTGCAGAAAAATAGTAAAGAACCAGCACCggagttttataatatttatcttGAGAGACCAAAGGTATCATCAAGTTCTTGAAATATAATGTGACATCCTCTAGATCAAGTACAATTACCTGACTATCCATCTCTTCGTGGCAGGGTGATGCTGATGGTTATGACTTGGTAGTTGTTGATGCAATGCACAAGGCAAATTATGCAAGTCGGATTTGTCATTCTTGTAGACCTAATTGTGAAGCAAAGTTAGTTTCTTCATCCTGGATGCCAAtagaatattactccctctattCCAATTATTTTGTCATACACATAAATCCACTTATTTAGCATTTTTTGACACTTACTTTGCCTTTATAAGCAAATGTAGCCAATACTTTTGCAACATGTAAAATAGGAATCATGGTCAAAATAAATAGGATGGAGTGATTAACTCGTGtgaacattatatatataaattttcctTTTATGGAGCTTTACAGTGATCGTATTCTCGCACTTTAGCTCAATCCTTTGTATGAATATTGGCAAGTATTAAGTCTTAGAGAATGTTGATGTTTTGTTTACTAGCCCTGACTTGgatattttctgtttttaaatAGCTAGAAGGACAATTCATCTCTCTCTgataattagttaaaatatttCATTGCAAACGAAATTATTaatatcccccccccccccccccccccccccccccctcctctTCTCAGATGCAAGTGCTTCTGAATTTCAGTGTGACTGATCAAGTAATGCTGTGTCACATGAAGCACCCTTTAACTGATTGCAGTGTTACCCgttcattttaaacaacattCACCTGTTTGTTAATGGTT
This genomic window contains:
- the LOC108227108 gene encoding histone-lysine N-methyltransferase ATXR3 isoform X2; the encoded protein is MSMGDGGVACVPQQHVMDQFSVSETSLCAAKRKPKLVKRKVKRKIKMKREGSGSSNVKRGELRKSEIASFGNEVEDEVEEGEVENGEFIPDKPRKVEIRSRIEKVDSVADSRKKRDVEFSSSGRWQKGEVDNGKFGSGKYKNGEVDMNEIGSWKAGKDELENGEFVPERWHGGEMMKDDGSYSRTHRYDSSRDKVWRCDSERTPPLGKYTSDKEFSRRSGQFSKSSSRWEGKQERKPRISSKIVDDEGSLKNEYHVSKSHGREYSSSAGNRLKRHGTDSDSSDRRHYSEYDDYAVSMPKSRRLSDDGNRPAYAEHYQRPSMERPYRNSMSSRNMLSDRYSSRQYDSSSKFIYDRHNTSPHQYERSPREQVRYHDHRDRSPAPTVAHRGRSPYDRSPAPSTGHRGRSPYDRSPAPATAHRGRSPYDRSPAPATAHRGRSPYDRSPAPSTAHRGRSPYDRSPAPATAHRGRSPYDRSPAPATAHRGRSPYDRSPASAHRGRSPYDRSPPPTTAHRGRSPYDRSPPPTTAHRGRSPYDRSRYQEHRNGSPSYSDRSPQDQNRYHDRRERTPNFQEHSSLYWGKSDKHREMNRKIGSQEKRQSQHGKKLPEEKLNVKKPDGRDSELLVKEPEYRRNLDIGDKSHDKMANLQSRKEEVSCSPCVNNNESVQINPTTDELLSMEEDMDICDTPPHVATVADSDTGKWFYLDHYGVDQGPSRLRDLKMLVEKGILVSDHLIKHLDSDRWVTVENAVSPLVTSDFPSIISDTVTQLVTPPEAPGNALSESGDVMQDGNQLNDEMVAASTVVGNIAAAEASLDFHLDERVGALLEGCTIVPGRELETVGEVLQMTFEHTDWGNWGIFEGLTCNHHAEEHFDQRGGESSLSHLEGSLKGTEASISAPSIDTDSMYLYGDWFSGRWSCKGGDWKRSDEASQDRSYRRKNVLNDGYPLCLMPISGHEDPRQRQKDELYNSSSRRYDLPLWAFSSPDELNESISIIKLSQSKSISARGVRGTMHPVVRINACVVKDHGSFVSEPRTKAKVKDRQSSRSSRHYSSTTDAKRLSVEGSSSMKSMHDQDSQGSLKSITSINIPKDRLCTADDLQLHIGDWYYLDGTGHEQGPLLSSEIQVLAEQGIIQKLTSVFRKVDNIWVPVISVAQASIAAGKTQRDSSCISRENSRARHPETKSDLHNENFPINSFDSLHPHYIGYTRGKLHELVMKSYKSREFAAAINEVLDPWINVQQPRKEMEKHASNLSVTRFQRSEQFRPGKRPRLLLDESEENYETEEDILAVQNDEFLFEDLCKDVTFPKEDKAGTKNEVGCWGLLEGLVLARVFHFLRDDLKSLVHAESTCKHWRCVSKLYKNLCVQADLSCVAPSCTDSVICSILNGYNKEKLTSLVLRGCTNITPGTLEEVLQLLPSISSVDIRGCSQFDDLTSRFPSIAWVGGRLLHPRARSLKHFNDRTSSIFKTSYGSLNEDSSGLRDYLESSSARDSANQLFRRSLYKRSKLFDAKRSSSILSRGAHLRHLAFKESGNGYKKMEEYLTSSLKGIMKENTSDFFEAKVAQITRRMENGYYVSHGLRSVREDISRMCRDAMKKNRGEARNMKHIITLFIHLASSLDGGSKAFHEREELTKILTDESPPGFCSAPSKYKKIARLSERKYTMRSNGSSFTNGISDNGDYASDGEIKRHLSKLNKRSIDSGSETSGGSSEETETDGSTSSDSELGFESEGRKRESSRDDYSNADDGFETFTDDREWGARMTKASLVPPVTRKYEVIDHYVIVADQDEVERKMQVSLPDEYKEKLDAQKNGTEESDMEIPEVKDYKPRKQLGDEVLEQEVYGIDPYTHNLLLDSMPDESDWPLSEKHVFIEDVLLRTLNRQARSFTGTENTPMKYTLEPVIEEILKTSKEEHDIRTVRVCQYMLNSIRKRPEDNYVAYRKGLGVVCNKQGGFVEDDFVVEFLGEVYPAWKWFEKQDGIRSLQKNSKEPAPEFYNIYLERPKGDADGYDLVVVDAMHKANYASRICHSCRPNCEAKVTAVDGQYQIGIYTVRPIGYGEEVTFDYNSVTESREEYEASVCLCGSQVCRGSYLNLTGEGAFQKVLKECHGILDRHQLMLEACELNSVSEDDYIDLGKAGLGSCLLGGLPDWLIAYSARLVRFINSERVKLPDEILRHNVDEKKKYFAEITMEVEKTDAEVQAEGVYNQRLQNLALTLDKVRYVMRCVFGDPKKAPPPLERLSPEEAVSYVWKGEGSIVEELLHCMAPYMEDSMLNDLRSSIRSHDPSGSDDVQRALRKSLLWLRDEVRNLQCSYKCRHDAAADLIHLYAYTKCFFRIREYKSVTSPPVYITPLDLGPKYSDKLGSDRHEYCKTYGENYCLGQLIFWHNQDAEPDCTLAKASRGCLSLPDISSFYAKVNKPSRQRVYGPSTLKLMLARMEKQSQRPWPNKEIWSFEKSIRVVGSPMLDAVLHKAPLDKELVHWLKHRLPIFQAKWDR